In Afipia sp. GAS231, a single window of DNA contains:
- a CDS encoding ABC transporter substrate-binding protein, with protein sequence MIRWLVAAIGFCVVATPVLAADPLEIGIGYLGHAGVKAKLSLVEQPAENDGVAGARLAIEDNNTTGKFLNQHFTLEEVRLKDGDDAAKAATTLAGRNGFIIADLPADELLKAADAVRERGTVLLNAGSIDDRLRETDCRANIVHVAPTRSMLADALAQYLVWKQWKRWLLVAGSHDQDKLYADALRRAASRFGAKIVQERTFEDTGGARRTDSGVTLIQRQMPVFTQAAPAYDVLVAADESEVFASYLPYRTWDPRPVAGSAGLVPASWDAAQDQWGAVQMQNRFMKLNSRHMTALDMQAWTAVRMLGEATSRTNSGDPKTVFDFVKGPDFSVAAFKGQRLTLRDWNLQLRQPILLVDGRMVVSVSPQEGFLHQVSELDTLGVDRPETKCKLH encoded by the coding sequence ATGATCCGATGGTTGGTTGCTGCGATCGGCTTTTGCGTCGTGGCTACCCCTGTGCTCGCGGCTGATCCGCTCGAGATCGGCATCGGCTATCTCGGTCACGCCGGCGTCAAGGCAAAACTGTCGCTGGTCGAACAGCCGGCCGAGAACGACGGCGTGGCGGGCGCGCGGCTCGCCATCGAGGACAACAACACCACCGGAAAATTCCTCAATCAGCATTTTACGCTGGAAGAGGTTCGACTCAAGGACGGCGACGACGCCGCGAAGGCAGCGACGACACTGGCCGGCCGCAACGGCTTCATCATCGCCGACCTGCCGGCGGATGAGTTGCTGAAAGCCGCCGATGCGGTGCGCGAGCGCGGAACCGTGTTGCTGAACGCCGGATCGATCGACGACCGGTTGCGCGAAACCGATTGTCGCGCCAACATCGTCCATGTCGCACCGACGCGCTCGATGCTCGCGGACGCACTCGCGCAGTATCTGGTGTGGAAGCAGTGGAAGCGCTGGCTGCTGGTCGCGGGCTCACACGACCAGGACAAGCTCTATGCCGATGCGCTGCGACGCGCCGCATCGCGCTTTGGCGCCAAGATCGTCCAGGAGCGGACGTTCGAGGACACCGGCGGCGCCCGCCGCACCGACAGCGGCGTGACGCTGATCCAGCGTCAAATGCCGGTGTTCACGCAAGCTGCGCCGGCCTATGACGTTCTGGTCGCCGCCGATGAAAGCGAGGTGTTCGCGTCCTATCTGCCCTATCGCACCTGGGATCCGCGCCCGGTCGCGGGCTCGGCGGGGTTGGTGCCGGCCAGTTGGGATGCAGCGCAGGACCAATGGGGCGCGGTGCAGATGCAGAACCGGTTCATGAAACTGAACTCACGGCATATGACCGCGCTGGACATGCAGGCGTGGACCGCGGTGCGCATGCTCGGCGAGGCGACATCGCGCACCAACTCCGGCGACCCCAAAACGGTGTTCGATTTCGTCAAAGGACCCGACTTTTCGGTTGCGGCCTTCAAGGGACAGCGGCTGACACTGCGCGACTGGAATCTGCAGCTTCGCCAGCCGATCCTTCTGGTCGACGGTCGCATGGTCGTCTCGGTTTCGCCGCAGGAAGGTTTTCTGCATCAGGTCTCGGAACTCGATACGCTCGGCGTCGATCGC
- the fghA gene encoding S-formylglutathione hydrolase has translation MTMQTVSLNRSYGGTQGVYKHASRETGTDMVFSVYVPPHPEGAKLPVIWYLSGLTCTHANVTEKGEFRNACAELGLIFVAPDTSPRGEGVPGDPAKAYDFGLGAGFYVDATQAPFDRHYRMWSYVTAELPELIAAQFPVDSRRQSILGHSMGGHGALTAALRHPDRYRAATAFAPIVAPSRVPWGIKALGGYLGDNKQPWRQHDAVALIEDGAKFADLLVDYGDADPFLTEQLRPELLKAACDTAGIPLTLRRQAGYDHSYYFISTFMTDHLRWHATRLKA, from the coding sequence GTGACCATGCAGACCGTTTCGCTCAACCGATCGTATGGCGGCACGCAAGGCGTCTACAAACACGCCAGTCGCGAGACCGGAACCGACATGGTGTTTTCGGTTTACGTGCCGCCGCACCCCGAGGGCGCGAAGCTTCCGGTGATCTGGTATCTGTCGGGACTGACCTGCACCCACGCCAACGTCACCGAAAAAGGTGAATTCCGCAACGCCTGCGCCGAACTGGGTTTGATCTTCGTGGCGCCCGATACCAGCCCGCGCGGCGAAGGCGTGCCCGGCGATCCCGCCAAAGCCTACGATTTCGGGCTCGGCGCCGGCTTCTATGTCGATGCAACGCAGGCGCCGTTTGATCGTCATTACCGCATGTGGAGCTATGTCACGGCCGAATTGCCGGAACTGATCGCCGCGCAATTCCCGGTCGATTCCAGACGGCAGTCCATCCTCGGCCACTCCATGGGCGGCCACGGCGCGCTCACCGCAGCCCTGCGCCATCCCGACCGTTACCGCGCCGCAACCGCGTTTGCGCCGATCGTCGCACCATCGCGCGTGCCCTGGGGTATCAAGGCGCTCGGCGGCTATCTCGGCGACAACAAGCAGCCATGGCGCCAGCACGATGCGGTGGCGCTGATCGAGGACGGCGCCAAATTTGCAGACCTGCTGGTGGATTACGGCGACGCCGATCCGTTTCTCACCGAACAGCTTCGTCCCGAATTGCTGAAGGCCGCCTGCGACACGGCCGGCATTCCCCTCACCTTGCGCCGTCAGGCCGGTTACGATCACAGCTACTACTTCATCTCCACCTTCATGACCGATCACCTGCGCTGGCACGCCACGCGCCTGAAAGCCTGA